In Oryza brachyantha chromosome 1, ObraRS2, whole genome shotgun sequence, the following are encoded in one genomic region:
- the LOC107305514 gene encoding uncharacterized protein LOC107305514 produces the protein MASKASLLRRVAHAAGSAAAATARSCFARLSDRINRAALSPTAGAAASPAPHTDKSKGWVKFVAEEKDLESDKALWDLYKRWCKAFNVERDHAEMLHRFPAFKASVLFVHHTNNRPNLSYKLAITKMADGKLREICINGKRPDYQLRKELDFKPALFIGGYHRCLRRVYNDFEVVDGRLYVDLPEGLQLGTPDHDAISGNKQISDSSVFFKASSGKLLKRVYSVFEVVNGCLFVDLPDGIHQLGTPKDEYGL, from the exons ATGGCATCGAAAGCTTCCTTGCTCAGGCGGGTAGCCCATGCCGCTGGCTCCGCAGCGGCGGCCACAGCACGCTCATGCTTCGCCCGCTTGTCTGACAGAATCAATCGGGCAGCCCTCTCACCGACGGCGGGGGCGGCCGCGTCTCCCGCTCCTCACACAG ACAAGTCGAAAGGTTGGGTGAAGTTCGTAGCAGAGGAGAAGGACCTTGAGTCAGACAAAGCCCTTTGGGATTTGTATAAGCGCTGGTGCAAGGCTTTCAACGTGGAGCGTGACCATGCTGAGATGCTCCACCGGTTCCCTGCATTCAAGGCTAGTGTGCTGTTTGTCCATCATACCAACAACAGGCCTAATCTGTCCTACAAATTGGCAATAACCAAAATGGCCGATGGAAAGCTAAGGGAAATCTGTATTAACGGCAAGCGGCCTGATTATCAGCTTCGCAAGGAGCTTGACTTTAAACCTGCTCTCTTCATAGGTGGCTATCACAGATGCTTGAGGCGGGTCTACAATGATTTTGAAGTGGTCGATGGCAGATTGTATGTTGATTTACCTGAGGGGCTTCAGCTGGGAACCCCAGATCATGATGCGATCAGCGGCAACAAGCAGATTAGCGattcatctgttttttttaaagctaGCAGTGGCAAACTTTTGAAGCGGGTCTACTCTGTTTTTGAAGTGGTCAATGGGTGCTTGTTTGTTGATTTACCAGATGGGATTCATCAGCTGGGAACCCCAAAGGATGAATATGGACTCTGA
- the LOC102701138 gene encoding uncharacterized protein LOC102701138, protein MDLVSALRSSGLTGVWAARHFIHRRIQPLKDRVHLSFDYTGEDDATCEAPEMIQPAALTVRMKRLCAPETDIPNSAKGFPWPFNAGFQPPADRHQFISHPPRQTAPERKRTAEVSTDEPAAKRSAYDPDAEPKVPEHPEEVRIQARSDAKSRALRLLTPRIAALEEIEKDRAEVIARAKLIDDWQRAEIEALKSARASDQETLTARASELEALHKCNAELATECSRLAKGEETAVTELVAEIRQSSRAAVAEIDARLQRATTSRDEFMAAAQEIFVALDNMEPGPSAPSAEDVLQRLRWVSRCIREEGRDSAKAAAYQAFAIVKSLYPRVDLAAAAEGFALDCDSERALELMNDAQEAAVGVCRMMGLHQ, encoded by the exons ATGGACCTAGTGAGCGCACTAAGGTCCTCGGGCCTGACTGGTGTGTGGGCCGCACGCCACTTCATCCACCGCCGCATCCAGCCCCTGAAGGACCGAGTGCACCTCTCCTTCGACTATACGGGGGAGGATGACGCGACCTGTGAAGCGCCCGAGATGATCCAGCCGGCTGCGCTGACCGTCCGAATGAAGCGGCTCTGTGCTCCCGAGACCGACATCCCGAACAGTGCAAAGGGCTTCCCATGGCCTTTCAACGCCGGCTTCCAGCCTCCCGCG GACCGCCACCAGTTTATCTCACATCCGCCCAGGCAAACCGCGCCCGAACGAAAGCGCACGGCGGAGGTGTCGACAGACGAGCCAGCGGCGAAGAGGTCGGCATATGACCCGGACGCCGAGCCTAAAGTCCCCGAGCACCCAGAGGAAGTG CGCATCCAAGCTAGGTCGGATGCAAAGTCTCGTGCCCTCCGACTGCTGACTCCTCGAATAGCGGCACTAGAGGAGATCGAGAAGGACCGGGCAGAGGTGATTGCTCGGGCCAAGCTGATCGATGACTGGCAGCGCGCGGAGATCGAAGCGCTGAAGTCGGCTAGAGCGTCGGACCAAGAGACCCTCACCG CCAGAGCTTCCGAGCTGGAGGCACTTCACAAGTGCAACGCCGAGCTCGCAACTGAGTGCTCGCGCTTAGCAAAGGGCGAGGAGACTGCTGTTACCGAGCTCGTAG CAGAGATCCGGCAAAGCTCCAGGGCGGCCGTGGCGGAGATCGACGCGCGTCTTCAGCGGGCCACGACTTCTCGGGATGAGTTCATGGCTGCGGCGCAGGAGATTTTCGTGGCCTTGGACAATATGGAGCCGGGGCCGAGTGCTCCTTCAGCTGAGGACGTGCTCCAGAGGCTCCGTTGGGTCTCGAGGTGCATTCGGGAGGAAGGCAGGGACTCGGCAAAGGCGGCGGCTTACCAAGCTTTTGCTATCGTGAAGTCCTTGTATCCCCGGGTCGAcctcgccgctgctgccgagGGGTTTGCCCTCGATTGCGATTCCGAGAGAGCGTTGGAGCTAATGAACGATGCTCAAGAAGCCGCCGTCGGAGTCTGTAGGATGATGGGCCTGCACCAGTAG